CAGTGTTAGAAGCATTTATGGCAACTTCTACGTCTTTATTTACTTTAAATTTTTCTGTAAACTTTTCATCAAACTTTTGGGCAAAAGTTGTTCCTAAAAAACAGATGGCAATTAAAGTTAATATTGGTTTATATAATTTGTGTTTCATTTTGTTTTGTGTTTAAATTTTTAAGTTGTTTTAATTGCTTTTGCAAGCGTTTTAACAGCTGTAAGCGTAATTGTAAATTACTAATCAATGCATCTATTATTGAATCATTAACCCCATTTGTATTGAGCTCTAGCGTTAACGATTTGTAATTTTTGGTGAGTTCTGCTATTTTAAATAAATAACCATCAACGATTTCTTTATTCTCCTCAGTTAAATCTAACTGACTAATTTCTAAATCGATACTCTTTATATAATATGTCTCTATGGTTTGAAATTCCGGAGAAATACTACCTAAACTAATTTCCTTTTGTACAGAACTTGTTTCAACATCTTTTATATTCGTTGCATTTTCTGTTGGATAAAATTTAATAGCCAAACTAATTAACAACACAATCGAAGCTGCTACAGACAACCATTTATAATTTTTCTTTTTGGTTTTTTGTTGATGCATTTCTGACTGTAATAAAGCTTCAAACTTATTAGAATGATTTGCAGATAATTCTACATTTTCTTCCTGATAACCTTTTAATGAATTTCTAATATCTTGCTGCATAACTCGTATTTTTTAATGCTTCTTTCAGTATTTTTTTCCCTCTTAATAAATGTGTTCGAGAAGTAGTTTCTGTAATTTTTAAAACTTCCGATATTTCTTGATGATCATAGCCTTCCAACAAATAAAGCGTTAAAACCAATCTATATTTCTCTTTTAAACCGTTAATCTCTTCTACAATTCCTTCAATTGAAATATCACTATCAACATTCCAATCATCTTCATCTGCTTTTGCAATTACTTCTTCATTTATAGAAACCAATTCCAGTTTATTTTTCTTTAATTGATCTATACTTTGGTTGATCACAATTCTTTTTAACCAAGCCCCAAAAGCGACTTCATTTTTATAATTTTCGATATTCTTAAACGCCTTTATAAAAGCATCTTGCATAACATCTTCTGCTACAAATTTGTCTTTTACATATCTAAAAGCGACCAAGAACATTGCCTTGCAATACAAATTATACAACTGCATTTGTGCTTTGCTGCAGTCTTTTTTGCATTGGTCAATAATTGGTTGATGTAGTTGTTTGGTTGATCTCATTAAAACTTTCTTACACTAAAGACGATACATTTTTGGTTATGTTGCAAAATGCAAAATATTTATGATTAAATTTACATATTAACTTTTACAATGGATAAAAAATCATCAGCATTACATGAAAAAGAAGGTGTTTCTCAACCAGAAACAACCAGTAAATCTGCTGCAGAAAAAATAAAATTAAACAGAGCTAAACAAAGTTCTGTAGACACTTTTGTTTCTCAAATTTTAGAAGGAAACATTACTTTTTTGAGTCGTGCTATTACTTTGGTAGAAAGTACAAACCCAAAACATCAACAAAAAGCTAACGAAATTTTAGAACGTTGTTTGCCTTATGCTAATAATTCTGTAAGAATAGGAATTACAGGAGTTCCTGGTGTTGGAAAAAGTACGTTTATAGAATCTTTTGGAAAGCATTTAACTAGCCAAGGAAAAAAAATAGCCGTTTTAGCGGTAGATCCAAGTAGCTCTGTAAATAAAGGTTCTATTTTAGGTGATAAAACAAGAATGGAAGAATTAGTAACTGATAAAAATGCTTTTATTAGACCTTCTCCTTCTGGAACTTCTTTAGGTGGTGTTGCACAAAAAACACGCGAAAGTATTATACTTTGTGAAGCTGCTGGTTTTGATACGATAATTATAGAAACTGTTGGTGTTGGGCAGTCTGAAATCGTTGTTCATTCTATGGTAGATTTCTTTTTATTATTAAAATTAGCTGGCGCTGGTGATGAGTTACAAGGCATTAAACGCGGAATTATAGAAATGGCAGATGCTATTGTTATTAATAAAGCAGATGGCGATAATGAGAAAAATGCTAAAATTGCCAAAGTAGCATTTAATAGAGCATTACATCTTTATCCTATAAAAGAAAGTAAATGGCAACCAAAAGTACTTACTGCAAGCGCGTTACATAATTCTGGAATCTCAGAAATTGATACAATGATTACTGATTATATTGCATCAACAAAAGAAAATAATTATTTCATCAAAAAAAGAAATACTCAAAATAAATATTGGCTTTTAGCAACTATTGAACAACAATTAAAAGATAATTTTTATAAAAACCCGAAAATTAAGGATGCTTTGGCAAAAGAAATAAATAATTTAGAAAACGGAAAAACAACACCTTTTAATGCTGCTAAAAAGCTGTTAGAATTGTAATTAAGTTTACTTTTAAATTAATAATTCGCTTCTAAATTAACTTCAGACTTAAACTACGTAATTAAGTTTTAAAACAACTCAAAACCATTATACACATTAGGTTTTTGAAACTAAAAACACCACATATTTAACACTAAAATAATGTGTTCATAAGTTTCTTAACAAGTTATTCTAAACTACAGACATACGAGCTAAATGATTTCTAAATTTGAATAGAATTTGGTTTTAATAACAATATCAATTGTTAAAATTAAAAGGGAAATAGGTGAAAAACCTATACTGTTCCCGCAGCTGTGAGCTCTATTAAAAGTTTTTCATTCTTTGTCACTGTTTATTATTTTATAAATGGGAAGACGTAAAATCTGGAGTAAGTCAGAAGACCTGCCAATTTCAAATTAGTCAAACTTTCGGGATAAAAGTTATGGCACGATGTATCTACTTAATTTTTGGGTTATCGTACCTTTTTGACACATTATTAACCATCAATAAGTAGGTCTTATTGATTATAATATTCGTGAAAATGAATTATTCTAACATCCAGATTGTTCTCCAAGAAGTTCCTGGTGAAATCAGTATTTGTTTTAGTATTTGTGGTTGTCAAATTCGTTGTAAAGGCTGTCATTCTCCCTTTCTTTGGAAAGAAGAAAACGGACAACAACTCTCTACAAAAACATACCAAGAAACATTAAAAAAATACAAAGGCTTTGCAAGTTGTGTTTTATTTATGGGAGGAGAATGGCATCAAAAAGAGCTAAGTCATCACCTTAAATACGCCCAAAAAGAAGGATATAAAACCTGCCTTTATTCTGGTAGAGATTCCATTGATAAAAATCTCCTAAAACACCTTACTTGGGCTAAAACCGGAAAATGGAACGCTAAAAAAGGAGGTTTAGAAACCCATAAAACAAATCAGCAATTTATAGAAGTACAAACAAATACTATTTTAAATCATTTATTCCTAAAAAACTAATGCCCTATGATTAGATTAACTCAGAAACAAATAGATCAAAAAATTGATTTTATTGACAATTACATTAATGCTAACAATGCTGCTGATGGTTCTAAATTAGATGCCAATGCTAATGTTTCCTCAAAAAATATTGCAACTATGGAAGCTGAATTAAATAAAGACATTAATGTTCAAGTGAATAGGCAATTAGTAAAAAATAAAATTGAACAATTGTTCGATAAAGACTTGGCTAACGAATATGTGAGACAGATTGAGGCTCATGAAATTTATGTACATGATGAAACATCTTTAAAACCTTATTGTGTTTCTATTAGTATGTATCCGTTTTTATTTGATGGACTTACAAAACTTGGTGGAGAAAGCAGAGCTCCTCAACATTTAGAGAGTTATTGTGGTGAATTTGTAAATCTTGTTTTTGCGGTAAGTTCTCAATTTGCAGGTGCTTTGGCAACGGTAGAGTTTTTATTGTACTTCGATTATTTTGCAAGAAAAGATTTTGGAAATGATTATTTAAACACGAATACAAAAACAGTTTCTAACCACTTACAACATGCCGTTTATGCTATTAATCAGCCTGCTGCTGCAAGAGGTTACCAATCTGTATTTTGGAATATTTCTCTTTATGATGAAAAGTATTTTGATAGTTTGTTTGGTGAATTTGTTTTTCCTGATATGTCAAAACCTGAATGGGAAAGTCTTAAAAAACTGCAACAATTCTTTATGAAATGGTTCAACAAAGAAAGAGAAAAAGCAGTATTAACTTTTCCTGTTGTTACTGCTGCAATGTTAGTAAAAGATGGCAAGCCTGTGGATACTGAATTTGCAGATATGTGCGCTACTGAATTAAGCGAAGGAAATTCATTTTTTATATATCAATCTGAAAGTGCAGATAGTTTAGCTTCTTGCTGTAGATTAAGAAATGAAATTAGCGATAATACGTTTAGTTATTCACTTGGTGCTGGTGGAGTTTCAACAGGTTCTATTAACGTGATTACATTAAATATGAATCGCATAATTCAGCAAGGAAAAAACCTTAAATGTGAAATAATTAAAATTCAGAAATACCAAATTGCTTACCGAAAATTAATTGAAGAATATAAAGATGCAGGAATGCTTCCTGTTTACGATGCTGGTTTTATATCACTTGACAAACAATTTTTAACCATCGGAATTAATGGAATGGTAGAAGCTGCAGAAAGCCAAGGAATAAAAGCAGAAAATAGTACTCTTTATAAATACTTTGTTGCAAAACAATTAAAGGTAATTTATGATGCTAATAAAGAAGCGAAAGCAAAATATGGTTACATGTTTAACACAGAGTTTGTACCCGCAGAAAATTTAGGCGTTAAAAATGCGAAATGGGATAAAGAAGATGGCTTATTTGTACCTAGAGATTGTTATAATTCTTATTTCTACCCTGTAGAAAGTACTTCGGTAAACACTTTAGATAAAATAATTTTACATGGTACAGATATTATTAAATATTTAGACGGTGGTTCTGCGCTTCATTTAAATTTAGAAGAAGCTCCAAATAAAGAAGGATTTTTAAAATTAATTGATGCTACAGCTAAAGCTGGATGTAATTACTTTTGTTTTAATGTGAAAATTACTATTTGTAATGATTGTGACCATATTGAAAAGAAAACACTTCAAAAATGTAATAAATGTAATTCTAAAAATATCGACTATGGAACACGTGTTATTGGATATTTAAAGCGTATTTCTAGCTTTAGCTCAGAACGACAAAACGAACACGATTTTAGGTTTTATCACATAGACAAACAAAAAAATTCGTAAGAAAAAAATCAATAATAAGGAATGAGTTTCTTAACATTAAAGAAGCTTATTCCTTTTTATTCAACTAAAAAGTTACTGAAATTGTAATTAAGTTTGTTTTTAAATTTTAAAAAGATAAATTAGCGAATTACTGTCTGTTTTATAACAATTAACAACAGAAACGCATAATTTTGACTTCCATATCTTTTAAAGAATAAATTACATGACACACTTTCCTAATTTTAAATCTAATAGCAATTCTCTATTAAAAAAGTATTTAACGGAAGATGTGTTTAATGTACTTATCCATAAAAAAACGAAGCTAGGATATTCACTTCCACAAGCAATTAAATCTGGTTTAATAAATACAGATAGTAGCATTGGAGTTTATGCAGGAGATAAAGAATCTTATGAAGTTTTTAAGGAATTATTCAATCCAATAATTAAAGAGTATCATAATTTTACTGAAAGTAATAAACATCAAAGTAATTTAAATATAGCCGATTTAGACATCAATAATCCTGACCCAACAGGAAAATATATTTTATCTACAAGAATTAGAGTTGGTAGAAATCTAAAAGACACGCCTCTTGGTTCTTTAATTTCTGATAAAGAAAGAAATGAAGTAGAAACCCTTATTAAAACTGCATTAATGACACTTTCTGGTAATTTAGCAGGTGATTATTATCCCCTGAATAATATGCCTGAAGTAAAGAGAGAAGAAATGACAAATAATCATTTTTTATTCAAACAAGGAGATCGTTTTTTAGAAGAAGCGGGTTTAAATAGAAATTGGCCACATGGAAGAGGAATCTATCATAATATCAAAAAAGATTTCTTAGTTTGGATAAACGAAGAAGACCAAATGAGAATCATTTCCATGCAAAAAGGTGGAAATATTAAAGAGGTTTTTACACGATTAACGATGGCTTTAAATCAACTAGAAAAACAATTAAGCTTTTCTTATAGCAACCATTTAGGGTATATTTCTTCTTGCCCGACTAATTTA
The window above is part of the Polaribacter sp. SA4-12 genome. Proteins encoded here:
- a CDS encoding RNA polymerase sigma factor, with the translated sequence MRSTKQLHQPIIDQCKKDCSKAQMQLYNLYCKAMFLVAFRYVKDKFVAEDVMQDAFIKAFKNIENYKNEVAFGAWLKRIVINQSIDQLKKNKLELVSINEEVIAKADEDDWNVDSDISIEGIVEEINGLKEKYRLVLTLYLLEGYDHQEISEVLKITETTSRTHLLRGKKILKEALKNTSYAARY
- the meaB gene encoding methylmalonyl Co-A mutase-associated GTPase MeaB, whose protein sequence is MDKKSSALHEKEGVSQPETTSKSAAEKIKLNRAKQSSVDTFVSQILEGNITFLSRAITLVESTNPKHQQKANEILERCLPYANNSVRIGITGVPGVGKSTFIESFGKHLTSQGKKIAVLAVDPSSSVNKGSILGDKTRMEELVTDKNAFIRPSPSGTSLGGVAQKTRESIILCEAAGFDTIIIETVGVGQSEIVVHSMVDFFLLLKLAGAGDELQGIKRGIIEMADAIVINKADGDNEKNAKIAKVAFNRALHLYPIKESKWQPKVLTASALHNSGISEIDTMITDYIASTKENNYFIKKRNTQNKYWLLATIEQQLKDNFYKNPKIKDALAKEINNLENGKTTPFNAAKKLLEL
- the nrdG gene encoding anaerobic ribonucleoside-triphosphate reductase activating protein; translated protein: MNYSNIQIVLQEVPGEISICFSICGCQIRCKGCHSPFLWKEENGQQLSTKTYQETLKKYKGFASCVLFMGGEWHQKELSHHLKYAQKEGYKTCLYSGRDSIDKNLLKHLTWAKTGKWNAKKGGLETHKTNQQFIEVQTNTILNHLFLKN
- the nrdD gene encoding anaerobic ribonucleoside-triphosphate reductase, with product MIRLTQKQIDQKIDFIDNYINANNAADGSKLDANANVSSKNIATMEAELNKDINVQVNRQLVKNKIEQLFDKDLANEYVRQIEAHEIYVHDETSLKPYCVSISMYPFLFDGLTKLGGESRAPQHLESYCGEFVNLVFAVSSQFAGALATVEFLLYFDYFARKDFGNDYLNTNTKTVSNHLQHAVYAINQPAAARGYQSVFWNISLYDEKYFDSLFGEFVFPDMSKPEWESLKKLQQFFMKWFNKEREKAVLTFPVVTAAMLVKDGKPVDTEFADMCATELSEGNSFFIYQSESADSLASCCRLRNEISDNTFSYSLGAGGVSTGSINVITLNMNRIIQQGKNLKCEIIKIQKYQIAYRKLIEEYKDAGMLPVYDAGFISLDKQFLTIGINGMVEAAESQGIKAENSTLYKYFVAKQLKVIYDANKEAKAKYGYMFNTEFVPAENLGVKNAKWDKEDGLFVPRDCYNSYFYPVESTSVNTLDKIILHGTDIIKYLDGGSALHLNLEEAPNKEGFLKLIDATAKAGCNYFCFNVKITICNDCDHIEKKTLQKCNKCNSKNIDYGTRVIGYLKRISSFSSERQNEHDFRFYHIDKQKNS
- a CDS encoding phosphagen kinase; amino-acid sequence: MTHFPNFKSNSNSLLKKYLTEDVFNVLIHKKTKLGYSLPQAIKSGLINTDSSIGVYAGDKESYEVFKELFNPIIKEYHNFTESNKHQSNLNIADLDINNPDPTGKYILSTRIRVGRNLKDTPLGSLISDKERNEVETLIKTALMTLSGNLAGDYYPLNNMPEVKREEMTNNHFLFKQGDRFLEEAGLNRNWPHGRGIYHNIKKDFLVWINEEDQMRIISMQKGGNIKEVFTRLTMALNQLEKQLSFSYSNHLGYISSCPTNLGTAMRASVHISLPLLSKNKLEEITKNHHLQIRGIHGEHSESENSIFDISNQRRLGITEIEAIQDLYNGVVDLIKEEKQLEL